The following coding sequences lie in one Kamptonema formosum PCC 6407 genomic window:
- a CDS encoding DUF4058 family protein, which produces MPNPFPGMNPYLESIDFWPEVHNRLNVAIADALVPQLLPKYRVAIEKRIYEINGENSLLVGIPDVSIQRRQTQTNPINSNVALLAPTATPLKVAVPMPEEIRESYLEVIDLATKEVVTVIEVLSPANKRPGKGREMYEEKREKVFGSRTHLVEIDLLRGWEPLPVFNNDIEASYRILVSRGNQRPMADLYLFNLPDAIPTFPLPLRSEDEEPIVDLQAVLNIIYDRAGYDFTIDYNGDLVPPLSDEDVIWADTLLRERGLRE; this is translated from the coding sequence ATGCCTAATCCATTCCCAGGTATGAATCCCTATTTAGAAAGTATTGATTTTTGGCCAGAGGTACATAATCGCTTAAATGTAGCAATTGCTGACGCTTTAGTTCCCCAACTACTACCCAAATATCGCGTCGCTATTGAGAAGCGGATTTATGAAATAAATGGTGAAAACTCTTTATTGGTCGGAATTCCCGATGTCTCTATACAACGCAGACAAACGCAAACTAACCCGATTAATTCTAATGTCGCCCTACTCGCCCCAACTGCTACACCATTGAAGGTAGCAGTACCTATGCCTGAAGAGATTAGAGAAAGTTATTTAGAGGTTATAGATTTAGCAACTAAGGAAGTGGTGACAGTAATTGAGGTACTTTCACCTGCGAATAAACGACCAGGGAAAGGGCGGGAAATGTATGAGGAGAAGCGGGAAAAGGTGTTCGGAAGTCGCACCCATTTGGTGGAGATTGATTTATTGCGTGGTTGGGAACCTCTTCCTGTTTTTAATAATGATATTGAAGCTAGTTATCGAATTCTGGTGAGTCGGGGAAATCAACGTCCGATGGCGGATTTATATTTGTTTAATTTGCCTGATGCAATTCCTACTTTTCCTTTGCCTTTACGTTCGGAAGATGAGGAGCCAATTGTAGATTTGCAAGCTGTGTTAAATATAATATATGACCGAGCTGGATATGATTTTACTATAGATTATAATGGCGATCTTGTACCGCCCCTGTCAGATGAGGATGTTATTTGGGCAGATACTCTCTTGCGAGAGAGAGGGTTAAGGGAATAA
- a CDS encoding tetratricopeptide repeat protein: protein MEKLASIEKPIASGNKAVEITPQNPQACYDQGNALVQLGRFQEAIASWTQAVKLNPDFHEAWYNRGVAYRKLGCNQEAIADYDKSLEIKPENAEAWYNRANALRSLERFEEAIADYDKALQIRPEYHEAWSNRGNTFVNLERNEEAIADYDKALAIRPDYYEAWYNRGMALKSLGKFAEAIASYNRALEIRPNLHQAWYNRGIALANSGEFAEAIASYDKTLALKPNAWEVWNKRGTALVQSGQLDVAIASWDRAVELKPDYHEAWYNRGLALASLEKFAAAIASWDKSLEFHPDNREAWYNRGIALSKLERIEDAIASYDKVLEIKPDDAATLYHKAGLYCQQNNTDLAMENLQRAIALNPKKYRKLCKTDSKFQKIQKDVRFVALTQNKAN from the coding sequence TTGGAAAAATTAGCTAGTATAGAAAAGCCGATCGCTTCTGGGAATAAAGCCGTAGAAATCACACCCCAAAATCCTCAAGCCTGTTATGACCAGGGTAATGCTCTGGTACAATTAGGACGCTTCCAAGAGGCGATCGCGTCTTGGACTCAAGCTGTCAAACTTAATCCTGACTTTCATGAGGCATGGTACAATCGCGGCGTAGCCTACAGAAAGCTCGGATGCAATCAAGAGGCGATCGCTGACTATGACAAAAGTCTAGAAATCAAACCAGAGAATGCTGAAGCTTGGTACAATCGAGCTAATGCTCTGAGAAGTTTGGAGCGATTTGAAGAAGCGATCGCTGACTACGACAAAGCTTTACAGATTAGACCGGAATATCATGAGGCATGGTCAAATCGCGGCAATACTTTCGTCAATCTAGAACGGAACGAAGAGGCGATCGCAGACTATGACAAAGCTTTAGCAATTAGGCCAGATTACTACGAAGCCTGGTACAACCGAGGCATGGCCTTGAAAAGTTTAGGAAAATTTGCAGAAGCGATCGCTTCCTACAATCGAGCCCTAGAAATTAGACCAAACTTGCATCAAGCATGGTACAATCGCGGGATTGCATTGGCAAATAGTGGCGAATTTGCAGAAGCGATCGCCTCCTATGACAAAACTTTAGCACTCAAGCCCAATGCCTGGGAAGTTTGGAACAAAAGGGGAACAGCTTTAGTCCAGTCAGGACAATTAGATGTCGCGATCGCCTCTTGGGATCGAGCCGTAGAATTAAAACCCGACTATCACGAAGCTTGGTACAATCGCGGTTTAGCACTAGCTAGCTTAGAGAAATTTGCAGCAGCGATCGCTTCTTGGGACAAAAGCTTAGAATTCCACCCAGATAACCGCGAAGCTTGGTACAATCGAGGCATAGCCCTAAGCAAATTAGAGCGCATAGAAGACGCGATCGCCTCCTATGATAAAGTTCTAGAAATCAAACCCGACGATGCCGCCACACTTTATCACAAAGCAGGCCTGTACTGCCAACAAAACAACACCGACCTAGCGATGGAAAACCTCCAACGCGCGATCGCACTCAATCCTAAAAAATATCGCAAACTCTGCAAAACTGACTCAAAGTTTCAGAAAATACAGAAAGATGTGCGCTTTGTCGCTTTAACTCAAAATAAAGCTAATTGA
- a CDS encoding carboxypeptidase M32 has protein sequence MHALDKTEAKFALLKTRLSEISDIESAAAVLHWDQATYMPIAGASARGRQLATLKQISHEKFIDPAIGQLLEDLRPCEASLPYDSTAASLIRIARKDYDRAVRVPSEFMAQFSRHQAACYEAWAKAKADNNFAAVEPYLEKTLELSQEYSDFFPNNEHIADPLIDLSDCGMTVANLRPLFAELRQELIPIVDAIASQPSADDSCLHQDFPESQQLEFCRTIIERIGFDFKRGRQDKTLHPFMTNFSIDDVRITTRVYENNLAQALFSTIHEMGHALYELGNSPEFESTPLAGGISSGVHESQSRLWENLVGHSRGFWECFYPQLQGVFLRQLGQVSINTFYQAINKVACTPIRTDADEVTYNLHVMIRFDLELALLEGKIAVRDLPEAWNECYRRDLGLVPASDSIGVMQDVHWYVGTIGGMFQGYALGNLMSAQFYEAALKFDPEIAVEIEQGNFSLLHNWLKKNIYQHGRKYSAAELMERVTGSALTIKPFIGYIRQKYGDFYSF, from the coding sequence ATGCACGCACTGGACAAAACCGAAGCAAAATTCGCTCTTCTCAAAACCCGCCTGAGCGAAATTAGTGACATCGAATCAGCCGCAGCCGTGCTGCACTGGGATCAGGCAACCTATATGCCAATTGCCGGGGCCAGTGCTAGAGGCCGCCAACTGGCTACCCTCAAACAAATTAGCCACGAAAAATTCATCGATCCCGCGATCGGACAACTGCTAGAAGATTTGCGCCCCTGCGAAGCCAGCCTCCCCTACGACTCTACCGCAGCCAGTCTGATCCGCATAGCCCGCAAAGACTACGATCGCGCCGTGCGAGTCCCCTCAGAGTTCATGGCCCAATTCTCCCGCCACCAAGCCGCCTGCTACGAAGCTTGGGCAAAAGCTAAGGCCGACAACAATTTCGCCGCCGTAGAACCCTATCTGGAAAAAACTTTAGAATTAAGTCAAGAATATAGCGACTTTTTCCCTAATAACGAACATATTGCCGATCCCCTGATCGACTTAAGCGACTGCGGAATGACAGTTGCCAACCTCCGGCCCTTGTTTGCCGAATTACGTCAGGAATTAATCCCAATTGTAGACGCGATCGCTTCCCAACCTTCCGCCGACGACTCCTGTTTACACCAAGATTTTCCCGAAAGTCAGCAGTTAGAATTCTGCCGCACAATCATCGAGCGTATTGGTTTCGATTTTAAGCGAGGACGGCAAGATAAAACTCTGCACCCCTTTATGACCAACTTTTCTATAGACGACGTGCGAATTACTACCCGCGTCTATGAAAATAACCTCGCTCAAGCACTTTTTAGCACGATCCATGAAATGGGACACGCCCTTTATGAATTGGGCAATTCTCCTGAATTTGAAAGCACGCCTCTGGCCGGTGGTATTTCTTCCGGCGTTCACGAAAGTCAGTCCCGGTTATGGGAAAATTTAGTCGGTCACAGTCGTGGCTTTTGGGAGTGTTTCTATCCGCAGTTACAAGGCGTATTCTTGAGGCAATTAGGTCAAGTTTCTATCAATACATTTTATCAAGCGATTAATAAGGTAGCTTGCACGCCGATCCGCACTGATGCTGACGAAGTAACCTATAACCTGCACGTGATGATCCGCTTTGATTTGGAATTAGCACTGCTAGAAGGCAAGATCGCAGTCCGCGACCTCCCCGAAGCTTGGAATGAATGCTATAGAAGAGATCTGGGTTTAGTTCCTGCCAGCGATAGCATTGGAGTCATGCAGGATGTCCACTGGTATGTGGGGACAATTGGGGGAATGTTCCAAGGTTACGCCCTCGGCAATTTGATGAGCGCTCAATTTTACGAAGCTGCCCTTAAATTCGATCCCGAAATTGCCGTTGAAATTGAACAAGGAAACTTTAGTTTACTCCACAACTGGCTTAAAAAAAATATCTATCAGCACGGGCGCAAATACAGCGCCGCCGAACTGATGGAGCGCGTTACAGGTTCAGCATTAACTATTAAACCTTTTATAGGATACATTCGGCAAAAATATGGAGATTTTTATTCTTTTTGA
- a CDS encoding peptidoglycan-binding domain-containing protein, with protein MRVATVVILSLLAFLVPGLTRSAIAGDRTKSLTEQLEESGLFTPGAQVKPVFGEGNSERELFNKPFYQGLQEPPKKEKTVSKGAKGAEVAAIQKRLQAHGFNVGAIDSDFGSRTVSAVSAFQQSKGLKADGIVDRTTWDALKDEPMVLAQKQIPESSKVLAKGAAGSKVKTLQVRLEMQGYDPGPIDGIFGARTLTAVKDFQATNNLKVDGTVDEATWKALGGK; from the coding sequence ATGCGTGTAGCTACTGTTGTAATTCTGAGTTTACTGGCGTTTTTGGTTCCGGGGTTAACCAGGAGTGCGATCGCGGGCGATCGCACTAAATCTCTGACTGAACAGTTGGAGGAAAGCGGATTATTTACTCCTGGTGCTCAGGTCAAACCCGTTTTTGGGGAGGGAAATTCTGAACGCGAACTGTTTAATAAGCCTTTTTATCAAGGTTTGCAGGAACCCCCGAAAAAGGAAAAGACTGTATCGAAAGGTGCTAAAGGTGCTGAAGTAGCCGCCATACAGAAGCGTTTGCAAGCTCATGGTTTTAATGTCGGGGCGATCGATAGCGACTTTGGATCGCGGACTGTCTCGGCTGTCAGCGCGTTTCAGCAGTCGAAGGGATTAAAGGCTGATGGGATTGTCGATCGCACAACGTGGGATGCTTTAAAGGATGAGCCGATGGTTTTAGCCCAAAAGCAGATTCCTGAGAGTAGTAAGGTATTGGCGAAGGGCGCAGCGGGTTCTAAGGTAAAGACGCTACAGGTGCGTTTGGAAATGCAAGGTTACGATCCAGGGCCGATTGACGGGATTTTTGGGGCGCGGACTTTGACCGCTGTCAAGGACTTTCAAGCCACTAATAATTTAAAAGTGGATGGCACTGTCGATGAGGCCACTTGGAAGGCTTTAGGTGGGAAATGA
- a CDS encoding RNA-guided endonuclease InsQ/TnpB family protein yields MYAVQKDVWHLKGLDKTIVEQILRWSNNLFNVGTYESRQQYFKDQGAIKYPDLYKIAKPNENYGLLYSQVAQQSLKSVAESFSSFRALERLAKKGELNQKPRLPKYRTKGAMYQVSYPGQALKVVGNRVRLPLGTKGKEHFGTDALWVTLPERLKDCQIKELRLIPRNGKVWVEFVHESLTKQAPSCSLEVTGILGIDHGINNWLTCTSSNGKPFIIDGHKLKSWNQWLNKEKARVQSVHDQCKLPKGFSSHRLQQLSETRARRMRDAVNKAVRTIIDYCEDRQINVLVFGWNKGQKQEVNMGGKTNQNFVQIPTAKVKDRLRQECDLRGWRFVEQDESYTSKASFLDRDLLPVKVGEKPDNWQPSGKRIKRGLYRSSTGLLINADVNGAANIIRKSKVAIDSIIIERVSSGLLTNPLRIKLWRDSSPKVSP; encoded by the coding sequence ATGTATGCAGTGCAAAAAGATGTTTGGCATTTAAAGGGACTTGACAAAACCATTGTCGAGCAAATCTTAAGATGGTCAAATAATCTGTTTAATGTCGGCACTTACGAAAGTCGGCAACAGTACTTCAAAGACCAAGGTGCAATTAAATACCCAGACCTGTACAAAATTGCCAAACCCAACGAGAATTACGGTTTACTTTACTCGCAAGTGGCTCAACAATCCCTCAAATCTGTTGCTGAATCCTTTAGCTCTTTCCGAGCCTTAGAAAGGTTAGCCAAGAAAGGAGAACTTAATCAAAAACCGAGATTGCCCAAGTACAGAACCAAGGGAGCAATGTACCAAGTTTCATACCCTGGGCAAGCCTTGAAAGTAGTCGGTAATCGGGTGAGATTACCTCTGGGAACTAAAGGGAAAGAACACTTTGGGACAGATGCTCTCTGGGTGACTTTACCGGAACGCTTGAAAGATTGCCAGATTAAAGAACTTCGACTAATCCCTAGAAATGGCAAGGTTTGGGTCGAATTTGTACACGAAAGTCTAACCAAACAAGCCCCTAGCTGTAGCTTGGAAGTAACGGGAATTTTAGGTATCGATCATGGCATCAATAACTGGTTAACTTGCACTTCTAGTAATGGCAAGCCATTTATTATTGATGGTCACAAATTGAAGTCTTGGAACCAATGGTTGAACAAGGAAAAAGCACGGGTACAATCAGTACACGATCAATGTAAGCTACCTAAAGGTTTTTCGTCTCATAGACTGCAACAGTTGTCAGAAACTCGCGCCAGAAGGATGAGAGATGCCGTCAATAAAGCAGTTAGAACCATCATAGATTATTGTGAAGATCGCCAAATTAACGTCCTAGTCTTTGGTTGGAATAAAGGACAGAAACAAGAAGTCAATATGGGAGGTAAGACTAACCAGAACTTTGTCCAAATACCGACAGCTAAAGTTAAAGATAGGCTCAGGCAAGAGTGTGACTTAAGGGGTTGGCGATTTGTAGAGCAAGACGAATCTTACACATCAAAAGCCAGCTTCTTAGACCGAGATTTACTGCCAGTGAAAGTTGGTGAAAAACCCGACAATTGGCAACCGTCTGGTAAAAGAATTAAACGAGGTCTTTACCGTTCTAGCACTGGGTTGTTAATCAATGCCGATGTTAATGGCGCGGCAAATATCATCCGAAAATCAAAAGTAGCCATAGACTCAATTATTATTGAGCGAGTGAGTAGTGGGTTGTTGACAAACCCTTTAAGAATTAAACTTTGGCGGGATTCATCCCCCAAAGTTTCTCCTTAA
- a CDS encoding TRC40/GET3/ArsA family transport-energizing ATPase, producing the protein MRLILMTGKGGVGKTSVAAATGLRCAELGYKTLVLSTDPAHSLADSFDMDLGHEARLVQPNLWGAELDALMELEGNWGAVKRYITQVLQARGLDGIQAEELAILPGMDEIFGLVRMKRHYDEGEFDVLIIDSAPTGTALRLLSLPEVGGWYMRKFYKPLQGLSVALRPLVEPIFRPIAGFSLPNKEVMDAPYEFYEQIEALEKVLTDNTQTSVRLVTNPEKMVIKESLRAHAYLSLYNVATDMVVANRIIPDEVTDPFFKRWKENQQQYRQEIHDNFMPLPVKEVPLYSEEMCGLAALHRLKETLYGDEDPSQVYYKENTVRIVQDQNQYSLELYLPGIAKDQIKLSKSADELNITIGNHRRNLVLPQALAALQPAGAKMEDDYLKIRFA; encoded by the coding sequence ATGCGCTTAATTTTGATGACGGGGAAAGGCGGAGTCGGCAAAACCTCAGTGGCGGCTGCTACTGGCCTCCGCTGCGCCGAATTGGGATACAAAACCTTAGTGTTGAGCACTGACCCGGCTCACTCTTTAGCAGATAGCTTTGATATGGATCTCGGCCACGAAGCACGACTGGTACAGCCGAACTTGTGGGGAGCTGAACTCGATGCTTTGATGGAATTAGAGGGAAATTGGGGAGCCGTCAAGCGCTACATTACTCAAGTTTTGCAAGCGCGGGGTCTTGATGGCATCCAGGCTGAAGAATTAGCGATTTTGCCAGGAATGGATGAGATTTTTGGCTTAGTCCGCATGAAAAGGCATTACGATGAAGGCGAATTTGATGTTTTAATTATCGATTCGGCTCCTACTGGTACGGCTTTGCGACTATTAAGTTTGCCAGAGGTTGGCGGCTGGTACATGAGAAAATTTTACAAACCGTTGCAAGGTCTTTCTGTTGCACTCAGACCTTTAGTTGAACCAATTTTTAGACCAATTGCGGGTTTTTCTTTGCCGAATAAAGAAGTGATGGATGCACCTTATGAGTTTTACGAACAGATTGAAGCTTTGGAAAAGGTTTTAACTGATAATACTCAAACTTCAGTGAGATTAGTTACCAACCCCGAAAAGATGGTAATTAAAGAATCATTGCGAGCTCACGCTTATTTGAGTTTGTACAATGTAGCAACAGACATGGTAGTAGCAAATCGGATTATTCCCGATGAAGTAACAGACCCATTTTTTAAGCGGTGGAAGGAGAATCAGCAGCAATATCGGCAGGAGATTCACGATAATTTTATGCCGTTACCTGTGAAGGAAGTACCGCTTTATTCTGAGGAAATGTGCGGTTTGGCGGCTTTGCATCGGTTGAAGGAAACGCTTTATGGTGATGAAGATCCGAGCCAAGTTTATTACAAGGAAAATACAGTAAGAATTGTTCAGGATCAGAATCAATATAGTTTGGAACTGTATTTACCGGGAATTGCCAAGGATCAAATTAAGTTGAGTAAGTCAGCGGATGAGTTGAATATTACGATTGGCAATCATCGGCGGAATTTGGTATTGCCGCAAGCCTTAGCAGCGTTACAGCCTGCTGGTGCTAAGATGGAGGATGATTATTTGAAGATTCGGTTTGCTTAG